The sequence below is a genomic window from Halococcus saccharolyticus DSM 5350.
CGAAGCCGATGTTGACGAGTGCCTCGAAGAAGCTCTCCTCCTCGGGCGAGTCGGCCCGGATGACGTACGCGATCGCCCGGGTGAGTTCGCGCCCGGCGACGCCCGCGTCAAGGAGTTCCTCGTAGTCGATGTTGCGGGAGTAGACGCTCTGAGCGGTGTGGTAGAGGTTCTGCGCGTCGACCAGCACCGCGACGCGCTGGGCCGGATGGACGTTCGACATGTCGGTAATCGACAGACTGCCTGCTAAAGCGTTTCGCCACGGACGGGTGCAGTTCCGTACCGTCCATCAGAACACGTTTGTTTCTAGTCGCGGTGGCGCGTGGGAGGGCGTCTTTGACGCCCGACTCGTGTGAGGTCTGCGCGAGCGAAGCGAGCGCAGGCTCGTCAGAGATTCGCTCTGACGGTGGATGACCGAACGAGCGAAGCGAGTGAGGGAATCGGCTGGGGAGGGTGTGGCCTACGGCCTCTCGTTTGCATCGGGATTTGCCGGAGGCGAATCGGCTCGCCCCACCGGACCTGGTGTCTTCGCCCGATACATTGTGAAACGGTTCTCGGAAAGCCGCGCTGTGGTTGCGTTGCGATCGGCCCGGTACTGCGTGACTCGACGTTCGGCAGGTATCGCACGCGACGCAACGCATAAGTTCGGCGGGCGCAGTGTAGCGGGTATGCGACGGTTTACACCCCGGTTCGGCCGGCCGCCGAGCCGTGGGTGTGGTGTCCAGCGCGCGGGCACAAAACGCACCTGAGGCTGGTTCGCGGCGGGGTGGCATCCCGTCGCGCGCCGTTTTCGAGCGTCTCACCGCCGAGTCTCAACACCACCACCCACCACGACACCGAATGACACCATCCATCGACCTCGACGGCGTGTTCCCCGCGATGGCCACGCCGTTCGAATCCGACGACAGCATCGATTTCGACCGACTCCAGAGCGAAGCCCACCGCCTCGAACGCGCGGGCGTCGACGGGCTGGTTCCGGTCGGCACCACCGGCGAGAGCGCGACGCTGACCCACGACGAACACGTTGCAGTCGTTGAGACGGTCGCCGAAACCGTTTCGATCCCCGTGATCGCTGGCGCTGGCTCGAACGCGACCCGGGAGGCGCTCGATCTTGCCGAGCGCTCGCGGGCAGCGGGCGCGGACGCGCTTCTCCTGATCTCGCCGTACTACAACCGGCCCGAACCTGCGGGAATGGAGGCCCACTTCCGGGCGATCGCCGACGCGGTCGATCTGCCACAGATCGTCTACAACGTGCCTGGCCGCACGGGCCGCTCCATCGAAATCGACACCGCAGCGGCACTCGCCGACCACGAGAACGTCGCGGGCTACAAGTCGGCGAGCGGCGATGTCGGTCGGGCGAGCGAACTCGTCGAGCGCACTCGCGGCGAGGACTTTTCCGTTCTTTCGGGCGAGGACGCGCTCACGCTGCCGCTGCTCGCAGCGGGCGCTCGTGGGACGATCAGCGTCGCCGCGAACGTCGAACCCGAACGAGTGGCCGAAATGGTCCACGCAGGGCTCGACGGCGAGTTCGATCGGGCTCGCGAGCGCCACCACGAACTCGGGCCGTTGTTCCGGGCGCTGTTCTGGGAGACCAACCCGACCCCGCTGAAGGAAGCGCTGGCGATCCGTGGCCACGTCGCTGGCAACCTCCGCGCGCCGCTCTCGCAGCTCGGGACCGACCACCGCGCTTCGCTCGAAACCGTGCTCGCCGATCTCGACGACGCGAGCACCGACGACCGCGAACCACCCGTACCGGAGGCCGAACGGTGACGGTCGTCGGGGTCACGGGAGCGACGGGCGCGATGGGACGTGCAGTGCTCGAAACGGCCGCCGACCGCGACGACGTGGCGGTGGCGTTCGCGGTCAACCGTGATCCGGACGACGGTGAGCACGTCGCCGGTCACGCGGTCCACGATGCGGCCGCCCTCCCCGATCTCCTCGCCGAGCATCAGCCCGAGGTCGTGGTCGATTTCACCGGCCCCGAGTCGACGATCGAGTACGCCGGGGCCTGCGCCGAGGCCGAAGTCGGATTCGTTACCGGCACGACGGGACTCGACGACGCAGAGCGGTCGACGCTCCGCGAGGCCGCTGAAGCGATTCCCGTGCTCTGGGCGACGAACTTCTCGCGTGGCGTCAGTGCCCTTCGATCAGCGCTTACCGAGGCTGTCGCGGCGCTACCGGAGTACGACATCGAACTGACCGAAACCCACCACAACCGCAAGCACGACGCGCCGAGCGGGACGGCGACGACGCTGCTTGACGACATCGACGCGGCGCGGGGCGACGACAACACCGCACGGAACGACATGAGGGAGGACAACGCAGCCGCCGGACAGCGAACATACGGCCGTGAGGGCGAACAACCACGGACTGACGGCGAGGTCGGTGTCCATGTCCGGCGCGCCGGTGGAGTGCGGGGCGAACACGAGATACTTCTCGCGGACAACGACGAGGTGCTCACGCTCGCCCACCGCGCCGAGAGCCGTGAGGTCTTTGCGGCGGGCGCGCTCGACGCGGCGGGATGGCTCGCCGGCCACGAGGCCGGCTGGTATGCGTTCGACGACGTTATCGAGGGATCATCATGAGTCTGGAATCCGATATCGACACGCTATGGCAACGTACCGACGACGGACTGACCGCAGGCGACGCCGGCAGCGAGGAACGCGACCTGCTCGACAGGTTCCTCGACGCGCTCGAAACCGGCGAGGTCCGGGCAGCCGAGAAACGCGACGGTGACTGGCAGGCCAACGAGTGGGTCAAGCGCGGCGTTCTCCTCAACTTCAGCCTCCGCGAGACACAGAGACGGGAGTACGGCGGCGTCGACTACCACGACGTCCTCCCGCTACGGCGGACCGACGACCTCGGTGAGCGCGGCACCCGAAACACACCCGACGGCACCGTGATCCGGCGGGGCGCACACGTCGGCAGCGACGCGATCCTGATGAGTCCGAGCTTCGTCAACGCGGGCGCGCACGTGGGCGACGGCACCCTCGTCGACTCGTGTGACACGGTCGGTTCGTGCGCCCAGGTCGGTGCGGATGTCAAGCTCGGCGCGAACACGCTCATTGGAGGAGTGCTCGAACCGGTCGAGGACGCCCCCGTAGTGATCGAAGACGGTGTCTCGCTCGGCGCGGGCTGTCGTGTCACTTCGGGCTTTGTGGTCGGTCACGATTCTGTCGTCGGCGAGAACACGCTCCTAACGCCGCGGATTCCGGTGTACGATCTCGTTGAGGAAGAGATTATCTACGGTCGCCTGCCACCGGAACGCCGGGCGTTCACCCGGTTCGTCGAGTCGTCGATCGGCGATCACGACCTGTTCGACGGCGGGGCGTACAAGCCCGCCGTGGTGGCGACCGACGTCGAGGATCGAACGCTGGAAGCGACCGAACGCGAGGAAGCGCTCAGATGACCACCGAGGTTGCCAGCGCTCCGTCGGTGACGGCCGCGAACCCGCCTGTCAGACGGCTCGCCGACTGGCCGGCGGCCGATCTGCGCGATCTCGCCGCCGAGCACGGGACGCCGCTGTACGTGCTCGATCACGACCGCATCCGCGAGAACGGTGCTCGCCTTCGGCAAGCGTTCTCCGACGCCGAGATCAGCTACGCGGTCAAGGCGAACGCCATCGGGAGCGTGCTGGAAACGATCGCCGACACGGGTTTGGGAGCCGAATGCGCCTCCGCGGGCGAGGTCGTCCGTGCGCTCGATGCGGGGTTCGACCGCGTGCGCTACACCGCCGTCAACCCCCCCGGGCGTGATCTCGATCGCGTGGTCGGCCTCGCCGCGGATCACGACATCGCCATTACGGTCGGTGCGAGCGACACCCTCGATCGACTCGCCGAGCGTGGGTGGGCGGGAGAGCTGTTCGTCCGGGTGAACCCCGGCGTCGGTGCGGGCCACCACGAGAAGGTACGGACGGGTACCGACCCGAAGTTCGGGGTTCCGGGCGAACGAGTCGCGGCAGTCGTGAGCAAGGCCACGGAACGCGGGTTCGACGTTCGTGGCCTCCACGCCCACGCCGGCAGCGGGATTCTCGACACCGACGACCTCGACGCCCACCGTGCGCTGGTCGCCCGCGTCGTCGAACTGGTGGACGAAGTCGCCGGGACGGACGTCGCTCTCGATGCGGTGAACGTCGGTGGCGGGTTCGGGGTTCCCTACCGTGAGACCGAATCGCCACTCGATCTCGCGACGCTCGCCGCGGCCATCCACGAGGCACTCGGCGACCGCGACCCCGCACTCGGGATTGAACCGGGGCGGTATCTCGTCGCCGACGCCGGGGTGCTGGTGACGCGGGTCAACACCGTGAAGCCGACGCCCGAGACCACCGTCGTCGGGGTCGACGCCGGGATGACCGATCTCCTCCGGCCCGCGCTGTATGACGCCCACCACGCGATCCGATCGCTCGTCTCGGACGCCGACGAGCGCGAGACGGTGTCGACGACGGTCGTGGGGCCGGTCTGTGAGTCCGCGGACGCGCTCGCGCGGGATCGTGAACTTCCCGCACCAGCACGTGACGACCTCCTCGCGGTCGGGAACGCTGGCGCGTACGGCTACGAGATGGCGAGCACGTACAACTCCCGGCCACGTCCAGCAGTGATCGCGCTCGACGACGGCGAGTCTCGAGTCTCCGCGCGTCGCGAGACGATCGACGATCTCACGCGTTTGGAGGCCGACCGATGATCCCGATCGAGAAGTACCACGGTACCGGCAACGACTTCTTCGTGGTGGATGCAGTCGAACCCGTTGCCGACCGACGAGAGCTTGCGATCAGGCTCTGTGACCGCGAGGACGGTCTCGCGGTCGGCGGGTCGGTCGGCGCGGACGGCGTACTCTTTCTCGCACTCGAAGACGGCTACGCCTCACCCCGGGTCGTGATGACGCTGGTCCAGCCGGACGGCTCGACCGCTCCGATGTGTGGCAACGGCGCGCGGTGTGCTGCGGCGTGGGCCGCGCGACGGCTTCGTCGTCGCGGTGAGCATGAGTCCCCGGATGACGCGGACGACGAGACGACCGTGATGGTCGACACCCAGGCGGGCACGCGCCGCGCAACGGTCGATGACGATCGGAACGTAACTCTCGAAATGGGTGTCCCAAGCTTTGCGCCCGCGGCCGTCCCGGTGGCGCGCGACGAACCGCTCGTCGAGGAGCCGATCGGAGAGCTCACCGCGACGGCGGTGAGTACCGGTGTTCCTCACGCGGTCGCGTTCGTCGACGACGTCTCATCTGTGGACCTCGCTGCTGTCGCGCCGACGGTGCGCCACGCCGAAACCTTCCCTCGCGGCGCGAACGTCACGGTCGCTAGCCCCCACGACGAAGGATTCGAGCAGCGCACCTACGAGCGCGGCATCGAGGGCGAGACGCGCTCGTGTGGCACCGGCGCTGTGGCGGTCGCAGCGGTTGCGCGCGAACTCGGTCACACCGACGCGGCGTCGATCGCGGTGCGGCCGCCCGGCGGTCGCCTCGACATCCGGCTCGATGAGCGCGGCGCGACGCTCGCCGGACCGACCGAACGCGAGGGCACAGCCGAAATTCATATCGACAACCCACAGAGCGCCGAGGCCGCCGGCGACTGATCGATGATCGATCCGCTCGAATTCCTCGAACGCGCAGTCCGAACGCCATCCCACGACGATGTCGGCCCGATGCGTGACCTTCTCTGTGAAACGCTCCGCGAGGCCGGGGTCGAACCGACCGTCGACGATGCGGACAACGTGGTGGCGACGCACGAGGCCAGCGGGGACGCCGCTGACGGTCCCCACGTCGTGTTGAACACCCACCTCGACACCGTTTCGCCACACGTCCCCGCCGAACGCGACGGGGACCTCCTTCACGGTCGCGGGGCCTGCGACGCCAAGGGACCGCTGGCCGCAATGGTCGCCGTGTTTTCGAGTATCGAGCCCGACCGGGGACGGATTACTCTTGCCGTGACGCCCGACGAGGAAACCCGTTCGATCGGTGCGGCCGCGCTCGTGCCGTCGCTCGACCTCGATCCCGACCGCGGGGACGCGGTGATCGTCGGCGAACCCACAGGACTCAACGTCTGCAACGCCGCGAAAGGACGTTTCGAAGGGCGCGTCACGATCACTGGCGAGCGCGCCCACGCCGCCGAGCCACACACGGGGCGGAACGCGATCGCGATGGCCGCGCCGGTGATCGACGCGCTCGCGACGTTCGACGATCGGGCCGAGGGTCTCGACACTTACCCCGACCTCGGCGCACCGACACTCACGCCGACGCTCGTCACAGGCGGCGAGGCGACGAACCAAGTGCCCGCCGACTGTGAGATCGTTCTCGATCGCCGAAGCGTCCTGCCCGAGACCGCGGTGGGCTTCGAAACCGCGCTGAACGAGTATCTCGGTGAGCGGGTTCCGTCCCCCGACGCGGTTTCGTTCGCGTTGACCGACCGCGAAACACCGTTTCTCGAAGCGTTCGAGACGCCCGACGACGCTCGCGTGGTCAGCGTGCTCCAAGAGGCGTCGGGTGGTGCGGTGCGGCCGTTCACCGCCGCAACTGAGGCGTCGTACTTCGCACGCGAGGCCCCCACAGTCGTGTTCGGTCCGGGCGATCTCGCTGACGAGGACGGACCGGTCGCTCACGCGGATCGGGAGTATGTTCGGCTCTCGGCGGTCGAGCGCGCCACAACGATCCTCGGGGACGCACTCGCCGAATTTCTCCGAGAGACGGACGTTTAAGGACACGGCGTTCGATGGTAGGCCCATGAGTGTCGAAGGCGACGACCGCGTGCTCGAACTGCTCGAAGACGCTCGCAACGACGAGTTCGAGACTGTCATCAACTACCAGACCAACGCCGCCGCGCTCGCAGGGGTTGCGGCCGAGGAGATCGCCGACAGTCTCAGTGCCGACGTTCAGGAGGAGCTCGGCCACGCCGAGGAGATCGGTGAACGCATCACCCAGCTGGGCGGCCAGCCGAAGGGATCGTTTGACCTCGAGATGGGCCAAGAGGAGCTCCAGCCACCGGAGGACCCCACGGACGTGCTCTCGGTCATCGACGGCGTGATCGCCGCCGAGGAGGGTGCGGTCGAGACGTACCGCGAACTCATCGAGGTCGCCGAGGAGGCCGGCGATCCCGTGACCGAGGATTTCGCGACGGAACTCCTCGCCGACGAGGAAGAACACCTCGCGGAGTTCGAGGGCTACCGGAAGGAGTACGAGGACTGAACCCTCGGATCGTTCGTCGCTGCCACCATCGATCGGCGGCACGGCGCTGTAACTGCCGACGGCGGGGGGATCGACTGCCTGAAAGCGTAACCGACATGTGAGACGGTAGCGATGCGGAGACAGAAGGAATACTAAATAATGGTCGAAGCGTTGCTCGTCGTCGGGGGGCTGGTAGCGGTGTTCGTCGGGTACAACATCGGTGGCTCCTCGACGGGGGTCGCGTTCGGCCCCGCAGTGGGGAGTCGAATCACGGGCAAGACGCTCGCAGCGGTGCTGTTTACCGCCTTTGCGCTGCTCGGTGGCTGGACGGTCGGGCAGAACGTCATCACCACGATGGGCTCGGAGATCGTGGCCGAGGAGTTCACGCTCGCGGCGAGCGTGGTGTTGCTCTTCTTTACAGGAATTTCACTGCTGATTTCGAACCTGTTCGGCGTGCCGGCGTCGACCTCGATGACCGCGGTCGGCGCGATCGCCGGGCTCGGTGTGGCGAACGGCACGCTCAACGAGGACGTGATGTTCGGGATCGTCTCGGCGTGGATCGTCGCTCCCCTCGTGGCGTTCTGGATCGGCGTGCTGCTGGGCCGGTACATCTATCCACACCTCGACGCCCGGGTCTCGTTCGGGCGGATCGAGGACGGCCTGTTCGACATCGATCGGTCGGGAACGCTTCCGCGACCCCGACTCCGAGAGGGCGCGACAGCCCGCGATATCGTGGGTGCGGCGATCGTTCTGGTCGTCGCGTGCTACAACGCGTTCTCGGCCGGTGCGTCGAACACCGCAAACGCGGTCGCGCCGCTGGTCGGCAGCGGCGCAGTCGGGGTCGAGGCGGGCACGCTGCTCGCGGTCGGCGCGATGGGGATCGGCGCGTTCACGATCGCTCGGCGCACCCTCGATACGGTCGGCGATGGGATCACCGACCTCCCGATCCTCGCCGCGATCCTCGTCTCGCTGATCGGCGCGTCGATCATCACCGTGCTCTCGAACTTGGGGATCCCGGCGAGTCTCGCAGTCAGCATGACGTCCTGTATCATCGGGCTCGGATGGGGGCGAGCCTCTCGTACGGTCACGCTGGTCGACGCCGCCGGGACCGCGATCGAGGGCGAGGGCCGTCCGGACGTCTCCGTGGGCGCGCTCGTCCCTGCGCGGGTGAGCGAGGCGCGAGCTGAACCGGGGGCCATCGATGCGACCAAAGGACCCGCACAGGGCCCGACGATCGGCGAGGTTGCCGACGCCCAGACGCCCCCCGACGCTCGGCAATCCGGTACGCCTGTGGACGATGCTCCTGCCGAGCCCGTCCCGAAGATCGGCGAGGAAGACCCCGAGGCGCTCGCGGCGGGGGACCTGTTCGATCGGGCGGCCACCGGACGGATCGTCTCGATGTGGCTACTCACGCCGACGATCTCCGCGATCGGCTCGTACCTCGTGTTCGCGTTCGTGCTGTGACGGCGACGGCGACGATCCGAGTCGCGACCACCCAGCCCGCGCGATCGAACGGAAATCGCTTTCCTCACCCGAACGTAACGACACCGCATGAGCGAGTCCACGACACAAGTCCTCGTCCCGATCGACGGGTCGCCGCGCTCGGAGCGCGCGCTCGATCACGCCCTCGATATGTCGGACGTCACCATCACCGTTCTCACCGTGATCGATCCGTTCGACGTCGATCCGCTCTCGCCGGGCCTCCAGTCGCCGACCGGGGTGCCCGGGATGCCCGGCTACTCCGAGGAGTGGTACGAGAGCGCGAAAGCCGACGCCGAGGAACTCCACGCCGACGCCCGCGAGCGCGCCACCGAAGACGACTTGGAGGTGGTGAGCGAGATCGTCTTCGGTCGGCCCGCGCGCCGGATCGTCACCTACGCCGAGGACAACGACATCGATCACATCGTTATCGGGAACCACGGACGCGAGGAGTTCCCTCACGTCCTGCTCGGCAACACCGCCGAGTCGGTGGTCCGCCGGTCGCCAGTGAACGTGACCGTCGTTCGGTGAGCTGCCGGCTGTCGAGTAGCACGCCTTTTTGTCCTCGGCCGTCGGAGACCGCCGCATGGCACGAAAACAGGCAGTCCGCGAGCGGATCGTCGACAGCGGCGTGACGGCCGTCCTCCGGGGAATCGACGAGGAGGACATGGTTCCGGTCGCTGAAGCGATCCACGCAGGCGGCGTGACCGCGATCGAAGTGACCGCCGACGCGAAGCGGTGTACCGAGATGATCGCCGCGGTCGATCGGGCGCTCGCGGACACCGACGCCGTCGTGGGGGCCGGGACAGTGATGGATGCGCCGGCAGCGCGTAACGTGATCGAGGCCGGCGCGGAGTTCGTGCTCGCTCCGAACCTCAACGAGGACGTCGTGACGGTCTGCAACCGCGAGAACGTGGTCTGCATCCCCGGCGTGATGACACCGACCGAAGCGGATCGCGCGATGGCAGCCGGGGCGGACATCCTGAAACTGTTCCCCGCATCGACGGTCGGTCCTGACCACATCGGCGCGCTCCGAGGCCCACTCGGCGACGTGCCGGTGATGCCCACGGGCGGTGTTTCGGCCGACAACGTCGGCGAGTACTTCGACGCCGGTGCGGTCGCGGTGGGAGCAGGGTCGGCGCTGGTGGATTACGACGCCATCGAACGCGAGGACTGGGACGCGGTACGCGACTCCGCCGCAGAATTTGTCTCGGCCGTCGAGGACGCGCGGTCCTGAGGACGGCCGGGCCAGACACGATGCGCGCACCGACTGACGCTCACTCCACGTCGCCGGCCAGATCGCTCGCCACACCGGTGTAGCCAGCGGGCGTGAGCTCGTGGAGCTCCTCGCGGGTCGTCTCGCTCACGTCGAGATTGTCGAAGAGGTCATAGAAGTCTTCGAGACTCGTGCGGCGGCCCCTGGTGAGCTCTTTGACTCGTTCGTAGGCGTCGGTGTGGCCCTCGCGACGAAGGATCGTCTGGACCGCCTCACCGATGACTTCTGGGTTCGCGTCGAGGTCATCGGCCATTACCTGCTCGTTCGGGACGACCTTCGCCAATCCGGCCTCGGTCTTCCGGTAGCCGATGCAACAGTGTGCGAGCGCCGCACCGATATTTCGCTTCACCGTCGAATCCGAGAGGTCGCGCTGGAGCCGCGAGGTGGTGATGTACTCCCCGAGGAAATCGAGATCCGAATTCGCCTTCGAGAGGTTGCCCTCGCTGTTCTCGAAGTCGATCGGGTTCACCTTGTGGGGCATCGTCGACGAGCCGGTTTCGTCCGCATCGGTACGCTGGCCGAGGTAGCGCTGGCTGACGTAGTGCCACGCGTCGCGATCGAGGTCGAGAAGGACGGCGTTCGCTCCCCGCAACGCGTCGAACAGCGCCGCGAGGTCGTCACACGGGTTGATCTGGGTGACGGGCTCGACGAACTCGAGGTCCAGAGATTCGACGAACTCGCGGGCGAACGACCGCCAGTCGACTTCCGGGTAGGCGGCGTGGTGGGCGGCGTAGGTCCCGCTCGCGCCCGCGAGTTTGCCCGCCAGCCCGCCGGCCGCGGTCTCGATGCGATCGATCGCACGGTCGAGTCGTCCCATGAAGACCGCCATCTCCTTGCCGAACGTCGTCGGTGTGGCGGGCTGGCCGTGGGTGCGTGCGAGCATCGGCACGTCCCGATTTTCACTGGCGAGATCCGCCAGCGCGCCCCTGATATCGTGGAGCGCAGGGACCAGCACCTCATCGATGGCAGGGCCGACAAGCAGCCGGTGAGCGAGGTTGTTGACGTCCTCGCTCGTGAGTCCGAAGTGGATCCACTGGTCGGCGTCGAGACTTGCGGGAAGTGCGTCGCGTACGAAGTATTCGACGGCCTTCACGTCGTGGTTGGTCGCCGGATACTTCTCGGTTCCCTCAGTTTCGATCCGTTTGATCCGCGCCGCGTCATCCTTGTCGAACTCCTCGTAGGCCGCCCGGAGTGTCGTGCGGTCGTCGCCGTCGATCGCGAGCGGTGTCGCATCGAGATCGGCGAGCGCGAGGAGGTATTCGATTTCGACGCGGACGCGAGCGCGCAACAGTGCGCCCTCGCTGACGTAGGGGACGAGCGGTTCGGTGTAGCGTGCGTACCGGCCATCGAGGGGCGAGACCGCCGAAAGCGGGCCGCGATCGGTCATGGGCGCGGATGGGACGAGCGCTCGAAAAAGCGTGCCGGTTGGTCCGATCCACGAGGTAAAATCACGCTATCGAAACGACATACCACAGCACCGAAGGTCGTGGCCCGCTTCTCGGCGATTGGTATCGATGACCCGACAGCGCTCCGTTCGGATGGTCGTCGACGGAACCGCCCTACTGGGGCGGGGAGGTCGGTAGCGTGGCGCAGCCTGGTCGCGGACTCGGAGTTCCCGACGCGCTCGACGGGGTGTTCGGCGAGGTCGGCGTCGTCGTGCTCGCGGCGCTGACCCAGCTCGGTGACGTCTGGTTCATGTCCGTTCTCGCCGGCAGCATCTATCTCGCGTCGACGCGGCCCGGCAATCCGCTCGCCCGGCGGCGCGGGGCGTTCGTCCTCGCGCTGCCGATCGTGTACGTCGTGACAGTCGGGGCGCTCAAGGGCGTCTTCACGCTTCCACGACCGCCGGGTGCCGGCGTCGCGGTCACGATCCCGTGGCTCCCACCGCTGCTCGTTCCCGTCTTCGAGAACGCCGCCACCGCCGATGGGTACGGGTTCCCGAGCGGCCACGCGCTCGGGACGACGCTGGTCTGGGGCGGCGCGGCGCTCGCCACGGACTATCGAACCCGACGTGTTCGCCTGGCCGTCGCGGGTACAGCCATCGTGCTGATGTCGTTTTCTCGACTCGCACTCGGAGTCCACTATCTGATCGACGTGGTTGCAGGGGTGGCGATCGGTGCGGTGCTCCTCTACGTGGTGTACCGGCTCGCCGACCGCGGCACCGATCCCGGTCGGGCGCTCCTCGTCGCAGTCGCGATCGGCCTCGTCGGCGTGCTCAACCAGCTCAGCTTCGACAGCGTCGCGGCGTTCGGCGTCGCGGTTGGGGCGTGGTTCGCGTGGTATGCGCTGGTCGACCGCGAGCCGGCGACACCCCGAACCACGGGGATGGCCGTTGTCAGCGTGGCGACGCTAGTGCTCGCCGGTGTACTCTTTCTCGCGCTATATCTTTCGGTGCCGCCGACACCGGTGACGGCGATCGGCAGTGCGGTCGCC
It includes:
- the dapA gene encoding 4-hydroxy-tetrahydrodipicolinate synthase; translation: MTPSIDLDGVFPAMATPFESDDSIDFDRLQSEAHRLERAGVDGLVPVGTTGESATLTHDEHVAVVETVAETVSIPVIAGAGSNATREALDLAERSRAAGADALLLISPYYNRPEPAGMEAHFRAIADAVDLPQIVYNVPGRTGRSIEIDTAAALADHENVAGYKSASGDVGRASELVERTRGEDFSVLSGEDALTLPLLAAGARGTISVAANVEPERVAEMVHAGLDGEFDRARERHHELGPLFRALFWETNPTPLKEALAIRGHVAGNLRAPLSQLGTDHRASLETVLADLDDASTDDREPPVPEAER
- the dapB gene encoding 4-hydroxy-tetrahydrodipicolinate reductase, translated to MTVVGVTGATGAMGRAVLETAADRDDVAVAFAVNRDPDDGEHVAGHAVHDAAALPDLLAEHQPEVVVDFTGPESTIEYAGACAEAEVGFVTGTTGLDDAERSTLREAAEAIPVLWATNFSRGVSALRSALTEAVAALPEYDIELTETHHNRKHDAPSGTATTLLDDIDAARGDDNTARNDMREDNAAAGQRTYGREGEQPRTDGEVGVHVRRAGGVRGEHEILLADNDEVLTLAHRAESREVFAAGALDAAGWLAGHEAGWYAFDDVIEGSS
- a CDS encoding 2,3,4,5-tetrahydropyridine-2,6-dicarboxylate N-succinyltransferase, with translation MSLESDIDTLWQRTDDGLTAGDAGSEERDLLDRFLDALETGEVRAAEKRDGDWQANEWVKRGVLLNFSLRETQRREYGGVDYHDVLPLRRTDDLGERGTRNTPDGTVIRRGAHVGSDAILMSPSFVNAGAHVGDGTLVDSCDTVGSCAQVGADVKLGANTLIGGVLEPVEDAPVVIEDGVSLGAGCRVTSGFVVGHDSVVGENTLLTPRIPVYDLVEEEIIYGRLPPERRAFTRFVESSIGDHDLFDGGAYKPAVVATDVEDRTLEATEREEALR
- the lysA gene encoding diaminopimelate decarboxylase, whose product is MTTEVASAPSVTAANPPVRRLADWPAADLRDLAAEHGTPLYVLDHDRIRENGARLRQAFSDAEISYAVKANAIGSVLETIADTGLGAECASAGEVVRALDAGFDRVRYTAVNPPGRDLDRVVGLAADHDIAITVGASDTLDRLAERGWAGELFVRVNPGVGAGHHEKVRTGTDPKFGVPGERVAAVVSKATERGFDVRGLHAHAGSGILDTDDLDAHRALVARVVELVDEVAGTDVALDAVNVGGGFGVPYRETESPLDLATLAAAIHEALGDRDPALGIEPGRYLVADAGVLVTRVNTVKPTPETTVVGVDAGMTDLLRPALYDAHHAIRSLVSDADERETVSTTVVGPVCESADALARDRELPAPARDDLLAVGNAGAYGYEMASTYNSRPRPAVIALDDGESRVSARRETIDDLTRLEADR
- the dapF gene encoding diaminopimelate epimerase, giving the protein MIPIEKYHGTGNDFFVVDAVEPVADRRELAIRLCDREDGLAVGGSVGADGVLFLALEDGYASPRVVMTLVQPDGSTAPMCGNGARCAAAWAARRLRRRGEHESPDDADDETTVMVDTQAGTRRATVDDDRNVTLEMGVPSFAPAAVPVARDEPLVEEPIGELTATAVSTGVPHAVAFVDDVSSVDLAAVAPTVRHAETFPRGANVTVASPHDEGFEQRTYERGIEGETRSCGTGAVAVAAVARELGHTDAASIAVRPPGGRLDIRLDERGATLAGPTEREGTAEIHIDNPQSAEAAGD
- a CDS encoding M20 family metallopeptidase, whose translation is MIDPLEFLERAVRTPSHDDVGPMRDLLCETLREAGVEPTVDDADNVVATHEASGDAADGPHVVLNTHLDTVSPHVPAERDGDLLHGRGACDAKGPLAAMVAVFSSIEPDRGRITLAVTPDEETRSIGAAALVPSLDLDPDRGDAVIVGEPTGLNVCNAAKGRFEGRVTITGERAHAAEPHTGRNAIAMAAPVIDALATFDDRAEGLDTYPDLGAPTLTPTLVTGGEATNQVPADCEIVLDRRSVLPETAVGFETALNEYLGERVPSPDAVSFALTDRETPFLEAFETPDDARVVSVLQEASGGAVRPFTAATEASYFAREAPTVVFGPGDLADEDGPVAHADREYVRLSAVERATTILGDALAEFLRETDV
- a CDS encoding ferritin-like domain-containing protein, translated to MSVEGDDRVLELLEDARNDEFETVINYQTNAAALAGVAAEEIADSLSADVQEELGHAEEIGERITQLGGQPKGSFDLEMGQEELQPPEDPTDVLSVIDGVIAAEEGAVETYRELIEVAEEAGDPVTEDFATELLADEEEHLAEFEGYRKEYED
- a CDS encoding inorganic phosphate transporter yields the protein MVEALLVVGGLVAVFVGYNIGGSSTGVAFGPAVGSRITGKTLAAVLFTAFALLGGWTVGQNVITTMGSEIVAEEFTLAASVVLLFFTGISLLISNLFGVPASTSMTAVGAIAGLGVANGTLNEDVMFGIVSAWIVAPLVAFWIGVLLGRYIYPHLDARVSFGRIEDGLFDIDRSGTLPRPRLREGATARDIVGAAIVLVVACYNAFSAGASNTANAVAPLVGSGAVGVEAGTLLAVGAMGIGAFTIARRTLDTVGDGITDLPILAAILVSLIGASIITVLSNLGIPASLAVSMTSCIIGLGWGRASRTVTLVDAAGTAIEGEGRPDVSVGALVPARVSEARAEPGAIDATKGPAQGPTIGEVADAQTPPDARQSGTPVDDAPAEPVPKIGEEDPEALAAGDLFDRAATGRIVSMWLLTPTISAIGSYLVFAFVL
- a CDS encoding universal stress protein, with amino-acid sequence MSESTTQVLVPIDGSPRSERALDHALDMSDVTITVLTVIDPFDVDPLSPGLQSPTGVPGMPGYSEEWYESAKADAEELHADARERATEDDLEVVSEIVFGRPARRIVTYAEDNDIDHIVIGNHGREEFPHVLLGNTAESVVRRSPVNVTVVR
- a CDS encoding bifunctional 4-hydroxy-2-oxoglutarate aldolase/2-dehydro-3-deoxy-phosphogluconate aldolase, whose translation is MARKQAVRERIVDSGVTAVLRGIDEEDMVPVAEAIHAGGVTAIEVTADAKRCTEMIAAVDRALADTDAVVGAGTVMDAPAARNVIEAGAEFVLAPNLNEDVVTVCNRENVVCIPGVMTPTEADRAMAAGADILKLFPASTVGPDHIGALRGPLGDVPVMPTGGVSADNVGEYFDAGAVAVGAGSALVDYDAIEREDWDAVRDSAAEFVSAVEDARS